In Candidatus Dependentiae bacterium, the following proteins share a genomic window:
- the lspA gene encoding signal peptidase II, giving the protein MRKYVSWLQIRLFSLFFCVPFLLDRVTKYLVVSGQVESQEITSFFNIYLTYNQGIAWSIGSGLDGFYFVLGMFLIASILIYFAWYIRLVALHSGMLASCFLILSGGVSNFIDRLFFVGVVDFIQLHAFDWYFPVFNVADVAITCGAMCLSYFFLRDEK; this is encoded by the coding sequence ATGCGCAAATACGTTAGTTGGCTGCAAATAAGATTGTTCTCATTGTTTTTTTGTGTACCATTTTTGCTAGACAGAGTCACAAAGTATTTAGTTGTGTCCGGTCAGGTAGAGTCACAAGAAATAACATCTTTTTTTAATATTTATCTTACCTACAACCAAGGCATTGCGTGGAGCATTGGTAGCGGGCTTGATGGCTTTTATTTTGTCTTAGGAATGTTTTTAATTGCCTCGATTTTGATTTATTTTGCTTGGTACATACGACTCGTTGCCTTGCATAGTGGAATGCTTGCTTCTTGTTTTCTTATTTTGTCTGGCGGCGTTTCAAACTTTATAGATAGACTTTTTTTTGTAGGGGTAGTTGATTTTATACAGCTGCATGCATTTGATTGGTATTTTCCAGTTTTTAACGTTGCTGATGTGGCAATTACTTGTGGCGCTATGTGTTTGAGTTATTTTTTCTTACGAGATGAAAAATAA
- the pheT gene encoding phenylalanine--tRNA ligase subunit beta, which translates to MKILLSWLVDYLDCSLAEINVDSLVHLFNTRTAEIESFERVVCQPEKMFLAQVVSIEKTKITCICPQLGKTAELPFRSDAIVGQMFMVFQEHASLRWMSMSEFCNERDGLIPAVYVSQKDAADGSWRDKIAPVDYVLDVDNKSINHRPDLWGHYGIAREVAAFLHIKLKPLSDVLANRPIIHSNDLKNSLSVLIRDAACTRFAALESNNISQKDCPVLIMIRLLSLGAKPVGGVVDLTNYVMFDTGHPMHVFDAKDFANKEILIRKAKKGEMLHLLDGQMLKLTEQDLVVANNQSPVSLAGIMGGKDSGLSGSTKNIILEAAGFDPLTIRKSAQHFKLRTEASIRFEKHLDPMQNIVSIQRFLYLAQQSEMLKPSSDPIVSVGAVYEPIICEISHEFIQARIGMPMTKDFIVKTLSSLGFCVEMEGFSYRVTVPTYRTTKDVGIQEDILEEIVRSYGFENVDQQLPSRSIAPFSLNAVDNISKVKNHLAYGMAMHEVRDYLLYDQSFVQRLKVDISSAVKVRNPLSENWTTLVTSLVPHLLKGVECNAAHSDHIRLFEYNRTWSKSDDLSSPSVINEKKSLSGIIFDKKDVDFYVVKQELQGLWDLCKIDVVWEKPDGIIPAWYDQHKVARLLVGDQCIGFAGMMSGKWMHEIISGSAFVFELDGELLELATFNSQQFKPWSKYQDVSYDMSLLIPLKVTVDRLKKDIIAAHELILSVELVDFFEKDQWPDHRSVTFRYTMSNREKTMTKKDLDEIVESVTKAVKKHDAQIR; encoded by the coding sequence GTGAAAATATTGCTTTCCTGGCTTGTGGATTATCTGGATTGTTCTCTGGCCGAAATTAACGTTGATTCTTTAGTTCATTTATTTAACACGCGCACAGCTGAAATTGAATCATTTGAGCGGGTTGTTTGTCAGCCAGAAAAGATGTTTTTGGCACAAGTGGTTTCTATTGAGAAAACTAAAATTACATGTATCTGTCCTCAGCTTGGAAAGACGGCTGAGTTGCCATTTAGGTCTGATGCCATTGTGGGCCAAATGTTTATGGTGTTTCAAGAACATGCATCTTTAAGATGGATGAGCATGTCAGAATTTTGTAATGAAAGAGATGGGCTTATTCCTGCTGTCTATGTCAGTCAAAAAGATGCTGCAGATGGTTCATGGAGAGATAAGATAGCACCTGTAGATTATGTTTTAGATGTTGATAACAAATCAATTAATCATCGTCCTGATTTGTGGGGGCATTATGGCATAGCTCGTGAAGTAGCTGCTTTTTTACATATAAAACTTAAGCCATTGAGTGATGTTTTAGCAAACAGGCCAATAATTCATTCAAACGATCTAAAAAATTCTCTTTCTGTTTTAATCAGGGATGCTGCATGCACTCGCTTTGCAGCACTTGAGAGCAACAATATTTCACAAAAAGATTGTCCTGTTTTGATAATGATTCGATTGCTTAGTCTTGGCGCAAAGCCAGTTGGTGGCGTTGTCGATCTCACAAATTATGTCATGTTCGATACTGGCCATCCAATGCATGTTTTTGATGCCAAAGATTTTGCAAATAAAGAAATTTTAATTCGAAAAGCCAAAAAAGGTGAAATGCTCCATTTACTTGATGGACAGATGTTAAAATTAACAGAGCAAGATTTAGTTGTTGCAAATAACCAGTCACCTGTTTCACTTGCTGGTATAATGGGTGGTAAAGATTCTGGACTTTCAGGCAGCACTAAAAATATTATTCTTGAAGCTGCTGGCTTTGATCCTTTGACTATTCGTAAATCTGCTCAACATTTTAAATTAAGAACTGAAGCGTCTATTAGATTTGAAAAACATCTAGATCCAATGCAAAACATAGTTTCAATTCAAAGATTTTTATACCTTGCTCAGCAATCAGAAATGTTAAAGCCCTCAAGTGACCCAATTGTTTCTGTTGGTGCAGTTTATGAGCCAATAATTTGTGAAATTTCTCATGAATTTATTCAAGCTCGAATCGGCATGCCCATGACAAAAGATTTTATCGTGAAAACATTGTCCTCTCTGGGCTTTTGTGTTGAGATGGAAGGATTTTCGTATCGCGTTACTGTACCGACCTATCGAACAACAAAAGATGTTGGCATACAAGAAGATATTTTAGAAGAAATTGTTCGGTCGTATGGGTTTGAAAATGTTGATCAACAATTGCCATCAAGGTCAATAGCCCCATTTAGTTTGAATGCTGTTGATAACATTTCAAAAGTTAAAAATCATTTAGCTTATGGCATGGCAATGCACGAAGTACGTGATTATTTGCTCTATGATCAATCTTTTGTGCAGCGATTGAAGGTTGATATCTCAAGTGCTGTTAAAGTCAGAAATCCTTTGTCTGAAAATTGGACCACTTTGGTTACTTCGCTTGTGCCCCATTTGCTCAAGGGCGTTGAGTGTAATGCTGCTCATAGTGATCATATTCGATTATTTGAGTATAATCGCACATGGTCAAAAAGCGATGATTTGTCCTCGCCATCAGTAATCAATGAGAAAAAATCTCTCTCTGGTATAATTTTTGATAAAAAAGATGTTGATTTTTACGTCGTAAAACAAGAGCTGCAAGGCTTGTGGGACTTGTGTAAGATAGATGTTGTGTGGGAAAAACCGGATGGAATTATTCCAGCTTGGTATGATCAGCACAAGGTTGCAAGGCTTTTAGTGGGAGATCAATGTATTGGCTTTGCGGGGATGATGTCAGGAAAGTGGATGCATGAAATTATTTCAGGAAGCGCGTTTGTTTTTGAGCTAGATGGTGAGCTTTTAGAGCTTGCCACATTCAATAGTCAGCAGTTTAAGCCTTGGTCAAAATATCAAGATGTTTCTTATGACATGAGTCTTTTAATTCCTCTAAAAGTTACCGTTGATAGGCTAAAAAAAGATATCATCGCAGCACATGAGCTTATCTTGTCGGTTGAGCTGGTTGATTTCTTTGAAAAAGATCAGTGGCCTGATCATCGCTCTGTCACGTTTCGTTATACTATGAGCAATCGAGAAAAAACGATGACAAAAAAAGATTTAGATGAAATTGTAGAATCTGTCACAAAGGCGGTAAAGAAACATGATGCGCAAATACGTTAG
- the rpmG gene encoding 50S ribosomal protein L33 produces the protein MAKKGNRQIIKLKSSQSPHFYSTFKNKVNTTGRLELKKYDPVVRRHVMYKEEK, from the coding sequence ATGGCAAAAAAAGGCAATCGCCAAATTATTAAGCTTAAAAGCTCACAAAGCCCTCATTTCTATTCAACTTTTAAAAACAAAGTGAATACAACTGGTCGCCTTGAACTTAAAAAATATGATCCTGTTGTTAGACGTCATGTCATGTACAAAGAAGAAAAATAA
- a CDS encoding rhodanese-related sulfurtransferase, whose product MGTILLFYKYVDIQYPVNIQKWQRELCSKLGLTGRIILAHEGINGTVGGTDESTTEYIKALSEHPLFGDIDFKTADGGSQAFPKMKIFVKNEIVNLGVDPTQLTVKDGGKHLTPEQVHELLSNPPQDLVILDTRNNYESAVGTFQGSITPDIRYFRQFPQYIDENVDQFKDKTVLMHCTGGVRCERATGYLNQKKVAKEIYQVSGGIHRYIEKFPDGFFRGKNYVFDQRITVKANDDILGTCLHCKKPSDEYFNCLNALCNKHFTSCGDCITSFNKACSQTCQSLLLQKNTPERTPLQKIT is encoded by the coding sequence ATGGGAACAATTCTTTTATTCTACAAGTATGTTGACATTCAATATCCTGTTAACATTCAAAAATGGCAAAGAGAGCTTTGCTCAAAATTAGGCCTAACCGGTCGAATTATCCTTGCGCATGAAGGAATAAATGGTACCGTTGGCGGAACCGATGAGTCTACTACCGAATATATCAAAGCACTCAGCGAGCATCCTTTGTTTGGAGATATCGATTTTAAAACAGCGGATGGCGGATCCCAGGCATTTCCAAAAATGAAAATTTTTGTGAAAAATGAGATCGTCAACCTTGGAGTTGATCCTACTCAACTTACAGTTAAAGACGGTGGAAAACATCTTACTCCAGAGCAAGTACACGAGCTTCTATCAAACCCACCTCAAGATTTAGTTATTTTAGACACCCGAAACAACTATGAATCAGCTGTTGGAACATTTCAAGGGTCAATAACTCCTGACATTCGATACTTCAGACAATTTCCACAATACATCGATGAAAACGTTGATCAATTCAAAGACAAGACCGTTTTGATGCACTGCACTGGCGGTGTGCGATGTGAACGAGCAACAGGCTATCTTAATCAAAAAAAAGTAGCTAAAGAAATTTATCAAGTTTCTGGCGGAATACATCGATACATTGAGAAATTCCCAGATGGCTTTTTCAGAGGAAAAAATTACGTATTCGATCAAAGAATTACCGTAAAAGCAAACGATGACATCTTGGGAACCTGCTTACACTGTAAAAAGCCAAGCGATGAATATTTCAATTGCTTAAATGCACTTTGTAACAAACATTTCACTTCTTGTGGCGACTGCATTACATCATTTAACAAAGCTTGCAGCCAAACATGCCAAAGCTTACTTTTACAAAAAAACACACCAGAAAGAACGCCTCTTCAAAAAATAACTTAA
- the murB gene encoding UDP-N-acetylmuramate dehydrogenase, with translation MSIQADQKQDFNIPTSFNIQQNISLADKNWFKTGGSAKFYCEPTTPQQFASALSFAHENNLEVFVLGQGANVLISDDGFDGLLIHPMLKNISATQYDQHTAMVKAGAGTTFHDLILYCLDHNLTNLEEFSGIPGTVGGSVYINLHYYEFLLEQFIVNAQIICKKTMQILTVDPAWFKFGYDASRLQEKEFYLLSATFQLKHATDSQVSFARGRRQEIIRHRERRYPQLGTCGSFFRNFLPEEIANTGNTLIYVAYYLDKVGVKGELSIGDAIVSYQHANMLVNKGKATSSDIIKVAQIMQQKVFQQFGIKPQAECQLVGFKQNPL, from the coding sequence ATGTCAATTCAAGCAGATCAAAAACAAGATTTTAATATTCCTACATCTTTCAACATCCAACAAAATATTTCATTAGCCGATAAAAACTGGTTCAAAACTGGTGGATCTGCAAAGTTTTATTGCGAACCAACAACCCCACAACAGTTTGCCAGCGCCTTATCATTTGCCCATGAAAACAATTTGGAAGTATTTGTCCTTGGTCAAGGGGCTAATGTCTTGATAAGTGATGACGGGTTTGACGGACTTCTTATCCACCCAATGCTCAAAAACATTTCTGCAACTCAATATGATCAGCATACCGCAATGGTTAAAGCTGGAGCAGGCACAACATTTCATGACCTAATTTTATACTGCCTTGATCACAACCTAACAAACCTAGAAGAGTTTAGCGGCATTCCAGGAACGGTTGGCGGATCTGTCTACATTAACCTTCACTACTACGAATTCTTGTTAGAACAGTTTATTGTCAACGCTCAGATCATTTGCAAAAAAACAATGCAGATTTTAACCGTTGACCCTGCTTGGTTTAAATTTGGATATGACGCATCAAGACTTCAAGAAAAAGAATTTTACCTACTATCTGCCACTTTTCAGCTAAAGCACGCAACCGATTCTCAAGTTTCTTTTGCCAGAGGACGCAGACAAGAAATAATTCGACACAGAGAAAGAAGATACCCGCAGCTTGGCACTTGCGGCAGCTTTTTTAGAAACTTTCTTCCAGAAGAAATTGCAAACACAGGCAATACGCTTATTTACGTTGCTTATTATTTAGATAAAGTTGGAGTAAAGGGTGAGCTTAGCATTGGTGATGCTATAGTTTCATACCAACATGCAAATATGCTTGTAAACAAAGGCAAGGCGACAAGCTCTGACATTATTAAGGTTGCTCAAATCATGCAACAAAAAGTATTTCAGCAGTTTGGAATCAAGCCTCAAGCAGAATGCCAACTTGTCGGCTTTAAACAAAATCCATTATAA
- the tgt gene encoding tRNA guanosine(34) transglycosylase Tgt — translation MNPYFFFEIIYQSKKSRARVGRIHTPHGIIDTPSFVAVGTNGTLKALDNVVLEELNQQLMFCNTYHLLLHPGPEVVQAAGGLHSFINRKKPIITDSGGFQVFSLAYGGVASELKSKGQKDQKNSVLKINEEGVTFRSYRNGDLVKLTPESSVLTQKALGADIIIPLDELPPYHIDKKVLKASLDRTHRWEKRSLEQHLQSPQQQAMYAVIHGGVIPEFRKESCETLTKLAFDGFAIGGSVGKNREEMVQMLQSTMQYLPEDKPNHLLGIADLPSIESIIPLGIDTFDSSHPTKCARHGHLFTSLGTKKIAQTAWKNDFGPIDPNCLCSTCKNYSTSFIHHLFKANEPSSHTLATIHNIAYMNDLTLKYREKILAGDL, via the coding sequence ATGAATCCTTATTTCTTTTTCGAAATTATCTATCAATCTAAAAAATCCAGAGCTCGAGTTGGTCGAATACACACTCCACATGGCATCATTGATACGCCAAGCTTTGTAGCGGTTGGAACCAACGGAACTCTCAAGGCTCTTGATAACGTTGTGCTTGAAGAGCTCAATCAGCAGCTTATGTTTTGTAACACATATCACCTTTTGCTACACCCTGGTCCAGAAGTTGTTCAAGCCGCAGGCGGACTTCATTCTTTTATTAATCGCAAAAAACCAATCATTACCGATTCTGGTGGATTTCAGGTTTTTAGCCTTGCATACGGAGGCGTAGCAAGCGAGCTAAAAAGCAAGGGTCAAAAAGATCAAAAAAATTCTGTTCTTAAAATCAATGAAGAAGGCGTAACATTTAGATCTTATAGAAATGGCGACCTGGTTAAACTTACTCCTGAATCATCGGTTTTAACCCAAAAAGCTTTGGGTGCTGATATTATAATTCCACTAGACGAGCTTCCACCCTACCATATTGATAAAAAAGTCTTAAAAGCATCACTAGACAGAACTCACAGATGGGAAAAAAGATCCCTTGAGCAACACTTACAAAGCCCGCAACAACAGGCAATGTATGCCGTCATTCATGGTGGAGTTATTCCAGAATTTCGAAAAGAAAGCTGTGAGACTTTAACAAAGTTAGCTTTTGATGGATTTGCAATTGGGGGCAGCGTTGGAAAAAATCGCGAAGAGATGGTCCAAATGCTACAATCAACTATGCAATATCTACCAGAAGATAAACCAAACCACCTTCTTGGAATTGCAGACCTACCATCAATTGAGTCAATAATTCCTCTTGGCATTGATACTTTTGACAGCTCGCATCCAACCAAATGTGCGCGACACGGACATCTATTTACATCGCTTGGAACTAAAAAAATCGCTCAAACTGCCTGGAAAAATGATTTTGGACCAATTGACCCAAATTGCCTATGCAGCACATGTAAAAATTACTCAACAAGCTTTATTCATCATTTGTTTAAAGCAAACGAACCATCGTCTCATACGCTTGCAACAATTCATAATATTGCATACATGAACGATTTAACGCTCAAATATCGAGAAAAAATTTTAGCAGGAGATCTATAA
- a CDS encoding RNA methyltransferase, giving the protein MIIQSLTNPKVKHIIHLHTKTYRYEHRQFIAQGLKTCISLMQGGYQLHSIYLNQETYERHGDNFPTDGIVLVTDAIIDKISTTMTPSGVVAVFEMPENKAVATGNAIALYNVQDPGNLGTLIRTAAAMNIKTVFLIEGVDPYNPKVIQATAGTIAMVNVVQTKWADFKELSKNNKTCALVVHDGKSPDLIDLKNNILIIGNESQGLPEDIINDCDEKMTIPMPGNTESLNAAVAGSIAMYLKNKE; this is encoded by the coding sequence ATGATCATTCAGTCTTTGACCAATCCAAAAGTTAAGCACATTATTCATTTGCACACAAAAACGTATCGCTATGAACACAGACAGTTCATTGCCCAAGGACTCAAAACCTGCATATCACTTATGCAAGGCGGTTATCAGCTTCACTCTATTTACCTAAACCAAGAAACATATGAGCGCCATGGAGATAATTTTCCTACGGATGGAATTGTTTTAGTAACTGATGCTATCATTGATAAAATCAGCACAACAATGACTCCAAGCGGCGTTGTTGCAGTTTTTGAAATGCCTGAAAACAAAGCCGTCGCTACTGGAAATGCAATAGCATTGTACAACGTTCAAGATCCTGGCAACCTAGGAACTTTAATTCGAACGGCTGCAGCAATGAACATAAAAACAGTTTTTTTAATTGAAGGCGTTGATCCATACAATCCAAAAGTTATTCAAGCAACTGCTGGTACAATTGCGATGGTAAACGTTGTTCAAACAAAATGGGCAGACTTTAAAGAGCTGAGCAAAAATAATAAAACATGCGCTCTTGTGGTGCATGATGGCAAAAGCCCCGATTTAATCGACTTAAAAAACAATATTTTAATTATCGGAAACGAATCACAAGGCTTACCAGAAGACATCATTAATGATTGTGATGAAAAAATGACCATTCCTATGCCAGGAAATACAGAAAGCTTAAATGCTGCAGTAGCAGGATCAATTGCTATGTATTTGAAAAATAAAGAATAA
- a CDS encoding APC family permease, which produces MNNHERPSMNSSHKISLKSAVLINLNIMAGAGIFVNVVDITNALSTAGGLLYLLVGLFMFPLVFTFAKLVNIYPVGGFYAFAKPMSPFLGFFSNWTYFFGKLASASLLLYVAANFLKQLFPSALEQIDALWLSMIILSFFIYLNFLNVRIGAMIQNCFFAAKSIPMLSMIILGIYYFDINIITSSSNLCPSAFIASLPLALYCFSGFEAACSISRQMHNPEKNAPKAIFYSFFSIILLYVAFQTLISMMLMPNIESISSYTQAYPYFASLIPTTPWLQSKLATIITFLIGFSAMGAAYGLLFSNSWNLYTLAQNKHTFAHNKVSSLNQHNVPATAVLIEGLFCVFFLLATNGNKTQLLQISTLGCTITYTISTLAFLSLNKWSSITGLLSLITCSGFITACIISSIKYNFVALHLLGIMMALGAAMYYWCEKNR; this is translated from the coding sequence ATGAATAATCATGAAAGGCCAAGCATGAACAGCTCTCACAAAATATCACTAAAATCAGCGGTGCTTATTAATCTAAACATTATGGCTGGTGCTGGCATTTTTGTTAACGTCGTTGATATAACAAATGCTTTAAGCACGGCTGGAGGGCTGCTTTATCTGCTTGTTGGATTATTCATGTTTCCTCTCGTTTTTACTTTTGCAAAGCTGGTAAACATTTATCCAGTTGGCGGATTTTATGCTTTTGCTAAGCCAATGTCGCCATTTCTTGGATTTTTTAGCAACTGGACTTATTTTTTTGGAAAGCTTGCATCAGCATCCCTTCTTTTATATGTTGCTGCAAATTTTTTAAAACAACTTTTTCCATCAGCACTCGAACAAATCGATGCTTTGTGGCTCTCAATGATCATTTTATCTTTTTTCATTTATCTAAACTTCCTAAATGTTCGCATTGGCGCAATGATTCAAAACTGCTTTTTTGCTGCAAAATCAATTCCAATGCTATCAATGATTATTTTAGGAATATATTATTTTGATATAAACATTATTACATCATCAAGCAATCTATGCCCATCCGCATTTATAGCCTCTTTGCCACTTGCTTTATACTGCTTTTCAGGATTTGAAGCAGCTTGCTCAATTAGTAGACAAATGCATAATCCTGAAAAAAACGCTCCAAAGGCTATATTCTATTCTTTCTTTTCTATTATCTTGCTGTACGTTGCCTTCCAAACACTCATTTCAATGATGCTTATGCCAAACATTGAATCGATAAGCTCATACACACAAGCTTACCCCTACTTTGCAAGCCTTATTCCAACTACTCCTTGGCTACAATCAAAGCTAGCAACGATTATCACCTTTTTAATTGGGTTTTCCGCAATGGGCGCAGCCTACGGTCTACTATTCTCAAACTCATGGAACTTGTACACCCTGGCTCAAAATAAGCACACCTTTGCACACAATAAAGTAAGCAGCCTGAACCAACACAATGTTCCAGCAACGGCTGTTTTGATAGAAGGCCTATTTTGCGTGTTTTTCCTACTTGCTACAAATGGCAACAAAACACAGCTTTTACAGATCTCTACCCTTGGATGTACAATTACATACACAATTAGCACTCTTGCGTTCTTATCTTTAAACAAATGGTCAAGCATTACAGGACTACTTTCGCTCATAACTTGTTCTGGGTTTATAACTGCTTGTATCATAAGTTCTATCAAATATAACTTTGTTGCTTTGCACCTTTTAGGGATCATGATGGCTCTGGGAGCAGCTATGTATTATTGGTGTGAAAAAAACAGGTAG
- the mraY gene encoding phospho-N-acetylmuramoyl-pentapeptide-transferase: MLYHLSILIQPYVSALNIVHYVSFRAIMGLLSAFFMSIILGDRFIAFSRRFFQNSARPFTPESHAQKGLTPTMGGLFILQVVLFNLFMWCDLSRPEAWIFSLTLILFGLIGLLDDLYKIWYKGGISARLKMGLQLLCAFCVATSWVWLKNPSSAICVPLLKHINPELGLFFIPWIIFILVGTSNGVNLTDGLDGLACGVLLLNVAFFSGVSYLAGHYTFASYLQIPFAACSEAVVVGGVLFGAVLGFLWFNAHPAQIFMGDVGSLSLGAALAMMAIVSKQELLLPISGGIFVLEAMSVILQIASIKIFKRKLLKMAPIHHHFEMIGWKESKVTMRFGIITLILCLLAAAMFKVR, from the coding sequence ATGCTGTACCATCTTTCTATCTTGATTCAACCGTATGTATCTGCCCTAAATATCGTGCATTACGTCTCTTTTCGCGCAATTATGGGCCTTTTATCAGCATTTTTCATGTCAATTATTCTTGGAGATCGATTTATAGCCTTTTCTAGAAGATTTTTTCAAAATAGCGCTCGGCCATTCACACCAGAAAGTCACGCTCAAAAGGGCTTAACGCCCACAATGGGAGGCCTTTTTATCTTGCAGGTGGTACTGTTTAATCTTTTTATGTGGTGCGATTTATCTAGGCCAGAGGCATGGATATTTAGCTTGACCTTGATTTTATTCGGTCTAATCGGCCTTTTAGACGATTTGTATAAAATTTGGTATAAAGGTGGCATTTCTGCTCGTTTAAAAATGGGATTACAGCTACTTTGTGCTTTTTGCGTAGCAACAAGTTGGGTTTGGCTAAAAAACCCGTCCTCGGCGATTTGTGTACCATTGCTTAAGCATATAAATCCTGAGCTTGGGCTATTTTTCATACCTTGGATAATCTTTATTTTAGTGGGTACGAGTAATGGGGTTAATTTAACCGATGGGTTAGATGGCTTAGCCTGCGGTGTTTTACTGCTTAATGTTGCTTTTTTTTCAGGCGTTTCTTATCTAGCTGGGCATTATACTTTTGCAAGCTATCTACAGATACCCTTTGCTGCCTGCAGTGAGGCTGTTGTGGTGGGCGGTGTTTTGTTTGGAGCTGTGCTAGGCTTTTTGTGGTTTAATGCTCATCCAGCTCAGATATTTATGGGGGATGTTGGTTCTTTGTCTCTTGGAGCTGCCCTGGCAATGATGGCAATAGTTTCAAAACAAGAGCTTTTGTTGCCTATTTCTGGGGGAATATTTGTCCTTGAGGCGATGTCTGTGATACTTCAAATAGCTTCCATCAAGATTTTTAAAAGGAAGCTTTTGAAAATGGCGCCAATTCATCATCATTTTGAAATGATTGGCTGGAAAGAATCAAAGGTGACCATGCGCTTTGGCATAATCACCTTAATTTTATGTTTGCTTGCCGCAGCGATGTTTAAAGTTCGCTAG